The nucleotide window GTAGTGGCTCCAATAACAACGCCAATTGCATGGTCTATAAATACTCTTCTTCCAATTGTTGCAGCTGGATGAATATCAGTTTTAGTAAAAAGTGAACCTATGCCTACTAGAGCTCTAGCAGTTTTTGTCCATCCTTTATTATAAAGTCTATTTGCAATTCTATGATTCATAATTGCCCAAACTCCAGGATAGTTAAAAAATAGTTCAAAGCTAGAGTCTAAAGCAGGGTCATTTAATTTTGGAACAGAAAAATCTTCTTTTATCTGTTGCCATAAAGATATCTTTTTTTGTTCATTTAAAATGTGTGTTTTTATTTTTTCATGTATATTTTGTTCATTTATTTTATTCATTATAACTCCACGCTGTTTTTAAATAACTATTTTCATGTAAATACTTCTCTAAAATTTCATAGGTGTTTTTATCTAAATTTTTTTCTAAAATATTTTTTATTTCATCAGTGTCATAATCAATATCTTCTAATATATCAATAATTTTTTGTGATTCAAGTATTTTTTCTAATTTCAATTTATTATTTTCAAAAACAACATTAACTTCAGTAGGGTGAGAAAATAAATTATGTTTCATTCCTAAAGTATCTTGATAAGCACCTACATTAAAAAAGGCAAGATAATATTCTTCTTTTTCTAAGTCAACATCATGTAAATATAGAGGTTTTCTTGCATTAAACTCTATTTCTCCATCACTATCACAAGTTATATCCCATAAAGAGGCACTTCTTGTAGGTTTTTTATCTAAATGTGTAATTGGCATTATAGGAAATTCTTGGTCTATTCCCCAAAGATCAGGTAGTGACTGAAAGATTGAAAAGTTTAATAAATATTTTTCTTGTATTTTATTATCAATTCTTTTTAACTCTGCATAATCTTCTATTTCAAGTAAACTTATAGACTTTTTAATTATTAACTGTGCTAATATCTCTGCATTACTTCTATCTTGTAAATCAATATAACCTAAATCAAAAAGTTTTAATAATGATTCTAAATGATCCATACTATCATGCATATATTCTAAAGCAGTTTTTCTATTAATATCTTCATATAATTCATTTAATTCTTCTATTAAAGGAGGATTAACTTCTTTTAATCTTAAGTTATTTTCTTCATATTCTGCTGAAAATAATTCAAGTACAGGTGCTATTAACACAGTACTATTTGCAGAAATAAATCTTCCTGATTCTGTATAGATATCTGGTTCTTCAACACCTTTTTGTTTTGCAATATTTTTAAGTGTAAAAATTACATCATTTGCAAACTCTTGTAAATGGTATTGTGTAGTTCTTTGATATTGTGAATATTCAACTGTTAATCCACCACCAATATTAATTGCACTTAAATTTATAGCACCCATATTTTTAAGTTCAGCATAAATATGACCTGACTCTTTTAAAGCTTTTTTTAGTGGCTTAATAGTTGTCATTGCAGAACCAATATGGAAATGAATCATTGTTAAACAATCAAGTAAGTTATTTGTTTTAAGTAGTTCATAGGCTTCTAAAATCTCAGTTGAACTAAGCCCAAATTTTGAGTCAATTCCACCTGATTTCGCCCAAGCTCCACCACCACTATTAAATAGTCTAACTCTAATTCCTACACTAGGAGTTGGTAAAGATGTTTCTTGTTCTACTTCAAGTATTATTTCAAGTTCAGTTAAACCTTCGATAATAATAGTTATATCATGACCCATTTTTTTAGCAATAAATGCCATATGAATCATTTCTTTATCTTTAAATCCATTAATAGTAATAGGTGCTCCATACTTATTATAAGTCATAGCAAGAAATAGTTCGGCTTTACTTCCTGCTTCTAAGCCATAACCAAATTCTTCACCTGATTTTACTAATGGTAATAAAAAATTTGGTAATTGATTTACCTTTAAAGGAAATACTGCA belongs to Arcobacter sp. CECT 8983 and includes:
- the speA gene encoding biosynthetic arginine decarboxylase, with product MENYGIDLWADDNFFIDGGFVKINHASKPAIIDIVKDIRAQDFKGPLLLRFPHLTKKQISKLFTLYNNAIKEYDYKGKFNAVFPLKVNQLPNFLLPLVKSGEEFGYGLEAGSKAELFLAMTYNKYGAPITINGFKDKEMIHMAFIAKKMGHDITIIIEGLTELEIILEVEQETSLPTPSVGIRVRLFNSGGGAWAKSGGIDSKFGLSSTEILEAYELLKTNNLLDCLTMIHFHIGSAMTTIKPLKKALKESGHIYAELKNMGAINLSAINIGGGLTVEYSQYQRTTQYHLQEFANDVIFTLKNIAKQKGVEEPDIYTESGRFISANSTVLIAPVLELFSAEYEENNLRLKEVNPPLIEELNELYEDINRKTALEYMHDSMDHLESLLKLFDLGYIDLQDRSNAEILAQLIIKKSISLLEIEDYAELKRIDNKIQEKYLLNFSIFQSLPDLWGIDQEFPIMPITHLDKKPTRSASLWDITCDSDGEIEFNARKPLYLHDVDLEKEEYYLAFFNVGAYQDTLGMKHNLFSHPTEVNVVFENNKLKLEKILESQKIIDILEDIDYDTDEIKNILEKNLDKNTYEILEKYLHENSYLKTAWSYNE